From Pongo pygmaeus isolate AG05252 chromosome 2, NHGRI_mPonPyg2-v2.0_pri, whole genome shotgun sequence, a single genomic window includes:
- the LOC129033302 gene encoding olfactory receptor 5H14-like yields MIVSFLGPPSHASCAAYGTRTCSEDMEEENTTLLTEFVLTGFLYQPQWKISLFLAFLVIYLITIMGNLGLIVLIWKDPHLHIPMYLFLGSLAFVDTWLSSTVTPKMLINFLAKSKMISLSECKIQFFSFAIGVTTECFLLATMAYDRSVAICKPLLYPAIMTNGLCIQLLVLSFIGGLLHALIHEVFLFRLTFCNSNIIQHFYCDIIPLLKISCTDSSINFLMVFIFAGSVQVFTIGTILISYTLVLLIILKNKSVKGIQKAVSTCGAHLLCVSLYYGPLAFMYVGSASPQADDQDMMESLFYTVIVPLLNPMIYSLRNKQVIDAFTKMFKRNV; encoded by the exons atgattgtaagtttcctggggcctcctagccatgcttcctgtgcagcctatggaact agGACATGCAGTGAGGACATGGAGGAGGAAAATACAACATTGCTGACAGAGTTTGTTCTCACAGGATTTTTATATCAACCACAGTGGAAAATATCCCTCTTCCTGGCATTCTTGGTAATTTACCTCATCACCATCATGGGGAATCTTGGTCTAATTGTTCTCATCTGGAAAGACCCTCATCTTCATATCCCAATGTACTTATTCCTTGGGAGTTTGGCCTTTGTGGATACTTGGTTATCATCCACAGTGACTCCAAAGATGCTGATCAACTTCTTAGCTAAGAGTAAGATGATATCTCTCTCTGAATGCaagatacaatttttttcctttgcaattgGTGTAACCACAGAATGTTTTCTCTTGGCAACAATGGCGTATGATCGCTCTGTAGCCATATGCAAACCTTTACTTTATCCAGCCATTATGACCAACGGACTATGCATCCAGCTATTAGTCTTGTCATTTATAGGTGGCCTTCTTCATGCTTTAATCCATGAAGTTTTTTTATTCAGATTAACATTCTGTAATTCCAACATAATACAACACTTTTACTGTGACATTATCCCATTGTTAAAGATTTCCTGTACTGATTCTTCTATTAACTTTCTAATGGTTTTTATTTTCGCAGGTTCTGTTCAAGTTTTTACCATTGGAACTATTCTTATATCTTATACACTTGTCCTCCttataatcttaaaaaataagtctGTCAAAGGGATACAAAAAGCTGTCTCCACCTGTGGAGCTCATCTCTTATGTGTATCTTTATACTATGGCCCCCTCGCCTTCATGTATGTGGGCTCTGCATCCCCACAGGCTGATGACCAAGATATGATGGAGTCTCTATTTTACACTGTCATAGTTCCTTTATTAAATCCCATGATCTACAGCCTGAGAAACAAACAAGTAATAGATGCATTCACAAAAatgttcaaaagaaatgtttag